Proteins from a genomic interval of Streptomyces fodineus:
- a CDS encoding M1 family metallopeptidase, whose amino-acid sequence MSRSVRLVPPAAVLLALALITPACGGGVHGTPGGSGVRDPYFPKAGNGGYDVGHYDLTLDYTPAGRRLTGTAVITARATQDLSAFDLDLAGLHVDSVTVEGKDARFERAGQELTVRPHDDLSKGETFRTTVRYSGTPRTLTDPDGSEEGWLPTSDGALGLGEPVGSMAWFPGNDHPSDKASYDLAVTVPEGLQAVSNGELTGQSTKGGRTTYHWHTAQPMASYVATLAIGHFAITRSTGPHGLPILTAVDPTQAKASKDVLAQLPRIIGWEEYNFGSYPFSSTGAIIAGPGAADYALETQNRPVVPADHLETSTLVHELAHQWYGDSVTPKSWQDMWLNEGFATYAEWLYQEDHGGKSAQQTFMDLYNGDDDAIWAYPPAKPSNAAHISDTPVYQRGAMILQKIRQKAGDDTFYAIIQGWAADHRHGSASTADFTAYVEHKAPHKDFTEIWKDWLYGDGKPAHP is encoded by the coding sequence ATGTCCAGATCCGTGCGCCTTGTCCCGCCCGCCGCGGTCCTGCTCGCCCTCGCCCTCATCACCCCCGCGTGCGGCGGCGGTGTGCACGGCACCCCGGGCGGCTCCGGCGTACGCGACCCGTACTTCCCGAAGGCCGGCAACGGCGGCTACGACGTCGGGCACTACGACCTCACCCTGGACTACACCCCCGCCGGCCGCCGTCTCACCGGCACGGCCGTCATCACCGCCCGCGCCACCCAGGACCTGTCCGCCTTCGACCTCGACCTCGCCGGACTGCACGTGGACTCGGTCACCGTCGAGGGCAAGGACGCGCGCTTCGAACGGGCCGGCCAGGAACTCACCGTCCGCCCGCACGACGACCTGAGCAAGGGCGAGACCTTCCGCACCACCGTCCGCTACTCGGGCACCCCGCGCACCCTCACCGACCCCGACGGCTCCGAGGAGGGCTGGCTGCCCACCTCCGACGGCGCCCTCGGCCTCGGCGAACCGGTCGGCTCGATGGCCTGGTTCCCCGGTAACGACCATCCCTCCGACAAGGCGTCCTACGACCTCGCCGTCACCGTCCCCGAGGGTCTCCAGGCCGTCTCCAACGGCGAGTTGACGGGCCAGTCCACCAAGGGGGGCCGGACGACCTACCACTGGCACACCGCCCAGCCCATGGCGAGCTACGTCGCCACGCTCGCCATCGGCCACTTCGCGATCACCCGCAGCACCGGCCCGCACGGACTGCCGATCCTGACCGCCGTGGACCCCACCCAGGCGAAGGCGAGCAAGGACGTGCTCGCGCAGCTCCCCAGGATCATCGGCTGGGAGGAGTACAACTTCGGCTCCTACCCCTTCTCCTCCACCGGGGCGATCATCGCCGGCCCGGGTGCCGCCGACTACGCCCTGGAGACCCAGAACCGGCCCGTCGTCCCCGCCGACCACCTGGAGACCAGCACGCTCGTGCACGAACTCGCCCACCAGTGGTACGGCGACTCGGTCACCCCGAAGTCCTGGCAGGACATGTGGCTCAACGAGGGCTTCGCCACCTACGCGGAGTGGCTGTACCAGGAGGACCACGGCGGCAAGAGCGCCCAGCAGACCTTCATGGACCTCTACAACGGCGACGACGACGCCATCTGGGCCTACCCGCCCGCGAAACCGTCGAACGCCGCCCACATCTCCGACACCCCCGTCTACCAGCGCGGCGCGATGATCCTGCAGAAGATCCGGCAGAAGGCCGGCGACGACACGTTCTACGCCATCATCCAGGGCTGGGCCGCCGACCACCGCCACGGCAGCGCGAGCACCGCCGACTTCACCGCGTACGTGGAGCACAAGGCCCCGCACAAGGACTTCACAGAGATATGGAAGGACTGGCTGTACGGGGACGGCAAGCCGGCCCATCCGTGA
- a CDS encoding bifunctional GNAT family N-acetyltransferase/NUDIX hydrolase, whose protein sequence is MILEPLSPGEDIPAPLLAELTALYASNGEFHRLTGDFPDPDDIRPEQVAATLAEDLSVPGAEVLLARTEEGRLVGLAGTLAHHPQPVDPDPWIGLLMVNAQEHGKGYGRTLAELVENRFRARGRRSAVRLAVLENNPKALAFWTALGYEVIDHRPDRAHGRPCAVLRKVIGEVSRTPRKAARIAVVDPDGAVFLFRYDNVEAGVHWALPGGGLEAGESPREGALRELAEETGWTDLEPGPLLCTWEHDFTHTGVPVRQHEHVYVTRGPHRDPAGPRLAAAHTADGILTWRWWTRQELAEAPGLLWPPGLAGLLDAWKG, encoded by the coding sequence GTGATTCTCGAGCCCCTCTCCCCCGGCGAGGACATACCGGCCCCGCTGCTGGCCGAACTCACCGCGCTCTACGCATCCAACGGCGAGTTCCACCGGCTCACCGGCGACTTCCCCGACCCGGACGACATACGTCCCGAGCAGGTCGCGGCCACACTGGCCGAGGACTTGTCCGTGCCGGGCGCCGAGGTGCTGCTCGCCCGCACCGAGGAGGGACGCCTCGTCGGACTCGCGGGCACGCTCGCCCATCACCCCCAGCCCGTCGACCCCGACCCGTGGATCGGGCTGCTGATGGTGAACGCGCAGGAGCACGGCAAGGGCTACGGCCGTACCCTCGCGGAACTCGTCGAGAACCGCTTCCGCGCCCGGGGCCGCCGCAGCGCCGTACGGCTCGCGGTCCTGGAGAACAACCCCAAGGCCCTGGCCTTCTGGACCGCCCTCGGCTACGAGGTGATCGACCACCGCCCCGACCGAGCCCACGGCCGCCCCTGCGCCGTGCTGCGCAAGGTGATCGGCGAGGTGTCGCGCACACCGAGGAAGGCGGCCCGGATCGCCGTCGTGGACCCGGACGGCGCGGTGTTCCTGTTCCGGTACGACAATGTCGAGGCCGGCGTCCACTGGGCCCTGCCCGGCGGTGGCCTGGAGGCCGGTGAGTCCCCGCGCGAGGGCGCCCTGCGGGAGCTGGCCGAGGAGACCGGGTGGACCGACCTGGAGCCGGGCCCGCTGCTGTGCACCTGGGAACACGACTTCACGCACACCGGCGTTCCGGTCCGCCAGCACGAGCACGTCTATGTCACCCGAGGCCCGCACCGGGACCCGGCCGGCCCCCGGCTCGCCGCCGCGCACACCGCCGACGGCATCCTCACCTGGCGCTGGTGGACGCGGCAGGAGCTGGCCGAGGCACCCGGGCTGCTGTGGCCGCCGGGGCTCGCGGGACTGCTGGACGCCTGGAAGGGCTGA
- a CDS encoding TerD family protein, whose amino-acid sequence MAVSLSKGGNVSLTKEAPGLTAVTVGLGWDVRTTTGTDFDLDASAIAVNAQGKVYSDAHFVFFNNKQTPDNTIVHTGDNRTGQGEGDDEAINVNLAALPADIDKVVFPVSIYDAENRGQNFGQVRNAYIRIVNQAGGAEIARYDLSEDAATETAMVFGELYRNGAEWKFRAVGQGYASGLVGIAQDFGVNV is encoded by the coding sequence ATGGCTGTAAGCCTGTCCAAGGGTGGCAACGTCTCGCTCACCAAGGAGGCTCCGGGCCTGACCGCCGTCACCGTGGGCCTCGGCTGGGACGTCCGCACCACCACCGGCACGGACTTCGACCTGGACGCCTCCGCCATCGCGGTCAACGCCCAGGGCAAGGTCTACTCGGACGCGCACTTCGTCTTCTTCAACAACAAGCAGACCCCGGACAACACCATCGTCCACACCGGCGACAACCGCACCGGCCAGGGCGAGGGCGACGACGAGGCGATCAACGTCAACCTGGCCGCGCTCCCGGCCGACATCGACAAGGTCGTCTTCCCCGTCTCCATCTACGACGCCGAGAACCGCGGCCAGAACTTCGGCCAGGTCCGCAACGCCTACATCCGCATCGTCAACCAGGCCGGCGGCGCCGAGATCGCCCGCTACGACCTCTCCGAGGACGCCGCCACCGAGACGGCCATGGTCTTCGGCGAGCTGTACCGCAACGGCGCGGAGTGGAAGTTCCGCGCGGTGGGCCAGGGTTACGCCTCGGGCCTGGTCGGCATCGCCCAGGACTTCGGTGTGAACGTCTGA
- the arfB gene encoding alternative ribosome rescue aminoacyl-tRNA hydrolase ArfB, with product MEHMSGPYVIRGSVSLPEAELMWRFSRSSGPGGQHVNTSDSAVELRFDLARTEALPSVWKERALQRLAGRLVDGVVVVRASEHRSQWRNREAAAVRLASLLAEASAPPPRPRRPTRIPRGINERRLREKKQRADTKRGRSGRDWT from the coding sequence ATGGAGCACATGTCCGGTCCTTACGTCATCCGTGGCTCCGTCTCGCTCCCCGAGGCCGAGCTGATGTGGCGTTTCTCCAGGTCGTCCGGGCCCGGCGGACAGCACGTCAACACCAGTGACTCGGCCGTGGAGCTGCGCTTCGACCTCGCCCGCACCGAGGCGCTGCCTTCGGTGTGGAAGGAGCGGGCGCTCCAGCGGCTCGCGGGCCGGCTCGTCGACGGAGTGGTGGTGGTACGGGCCTCGGAGCACCGCTCCCAGTGGCGCAACCGCGAGGCCGCCGCCGTACGCCTCGCCTCCCTCCTCGCGGAGGCCAGCGCACCCCCGCCGAGGCCGCGCCGGCCGACCCGGATCCCGCGCGGCATCAACGAACGCCGCCTCCGGGAGAAGAAGCAGCGCGCCGATACCAAGCGGGGCCGCTCGGGCCGCGACTGGACGTGA
- a CDS encoding sigma-70 family RNA polymerase sigma factor, with product MSDDEQHRDDDLLAERFEAYRGHLRAVAFRMLGSAAEAEDAVQEAWFRLSRSDTREVGNLGGWLTTVVGRVCLDMLRSRRSRGEQPLDTWQPGPSAEPDPVQDAVLADSVGVALLVVLDTLSPAERLAFVLHDLFGVPFEEVGGVLGRSPAAARQLASRARRRVRGADAPEADLVRQREVVDAFLSAARDGDFDGLLAVLDPDVVARSEAGLTAGAVRVASGAKSFAHLARVARPALVDGATGLVVYADGRLERALTFTFVADRITTIDIVTNPADLSVLAIEPA from the coding sequence ATGAGCGACGACGAGCAGCACCGTGACGACGACCTTCTCGCCGAGCGGTTCGAGGCCTACCGGGGGCATCTGCGGGCCGTCGCCTTCCGGATGCTGGGCTCGGCCGCGGAGGCCGAGGACGCGGTGCAGGAGGCGTGGTTCCGGCTGAGCCGGTCCGACACCCGCGAGGTGGGCAACCTCGGGGGCTGGCTGACGACCGTCGTCGGCCGGGTCTGCCTCGACATGCTCCGCTCCCGCCGCTCCAGGGGCGAGCAGCCGCTGGACACCTGGCAGCCGGGACCCTCCGCGGAACCGGACCCCGTCCAGGACGCCGTGCTCGCGGACTCGGTCGGGGTGGCGCTGCTGGTCGTCCTCGACACGCTCTCGCCGGCCGAGCGGCTGGCGTTCGTGCTGCACGATTTGTTCGGGGTGCCGTTCGAGGAGGTCGGCGGCGTCCTCGGGCGCAGTCCGGCCGCCGCGCGGCAGCTGGCCAGCCGGGCGCGGCGCCGGGTGCGGGGTGCGGATGCGCCGGAGGCCGACCTGGTACGGCAGCGGGAGGTGGTCGACGCCTTTCTGTCGGCGGCGCGGGACGGTGACTTCGACGGGCTGCTGGCGGTGCTCGATCCGGACGTCGTGGCGCGGAGCGAGGCGGGTCTGACCGCCGGTGCGGTGCGGGTCGCCTCCGGTGCGAAGAGCTTCGCGCATCTCGCGCGCGTGGCGCGTCCCGCGCTGGTCGACGGGGCGACGGGCCTGGTGGTGTACGCCGACGGCCGCCTGGAGCGCGCCCTGACGTTCACCTTCGTCGCCGACCGCATCACGACCATCGACATCGTGACCAACCCGGCCGACCTGTCGGTTCTGGCCATCGAGCCCGCGTAG
- a CDS encoding GNAT family N-acetyltransferase, translating into MTPHLEEVTPANVDAAIGIRIRPDQEHAVEPVVKSLAEAYVHPAGVAWPRLIVDDGRPVGFLMAFLGIDWHGDGSVRRSGLWRLNIAADAQGRGYGRYAVDSVADLIRRREGKEMYVTWHPGPDGPEEFYLRLGFRKNGETSGGQTVGVLEL; encoded by the coding sequence ATGACCCCTCACCTGGAAGAAGTCACGCCCGCGAACGTCGACGCCGCGATCGGCATCCGGATCCGCCCCGACCAGGAACACGCGGTCGAGCCGGTCGTGAAGTCCCTGGCCGAGGCGTACGTCCACCCCGCCGGCGTCGCCTGGCCCCGCCTGATCGTCGACGACGGCCGCCCGGTGGGCTTCCTGATGGCCTTCCTCGGCATCGACTGGCACGGCGACGGCAGCGTGCGCCGCTCGGGCCTGTGGCGCCTGAACATCGCGGCGGACGCGCAGGGACGCGGGTACGGCCGCTATGCCGTCGACTCCGTCGCCGACCTGATCCGCCGCAGGGAAGGCAAGGAGATGTACGTGACCTGGCATCCCGGTCCGGACGGCCCCGAGGAGTTCTATCTGCGGCTGGGGTTCCGCAAGAACGGGGAGACGAGCGGGGGACAGACGGTCGGGGTGCTGGAGTTGTGA
- a CDS encoding flavin reductase family protein, translating to MLKTPSPTATAASGHAEGVSNEEFRAAMSRLAAGVVLVTAQEPPLDPDDPGAPGGEDVGMTATAFMSVSLDPPLVLVSLREGARMDDLLDEQPLWGVSVLTESQRHIAGRFAMKGRISDRLLFEDIPYVRGEATGAPLVGGALATLECRTEQRVTAGDHTLVIGRVLTARVPSAEGGPLLYFRGRYRQLG from the coding sequence GTGCTGAAGACTCCCTCACCCACCGCCACAGCAGCTTCCGGGCATGCTGAGGGGGTGAGCAACGAGGAGTTCCGGGCCGCGATGTCCCGACTGGCCGCCGGGGTCGTCCTGGTGACGGCGCAGGAGCCGCCGCTGGACCCGGACGACCCCGGCGCGCCGGGCGGGGAGGACGTCGGCATGACCGCCACCGCCTTCATGTCGGTCTCCCTCGACCCTCCGCTGGTCCTGGTCAGCCTGCGCGAGGGCGCCCGCATGGACGACCTGCTCGACGAACAGCCCCTGTGGGGGGTGTCGGTGCTCACCGAGAGCCAGCGGCACATCGCGGGCCGCTTCGCGATGAAGGGCCGGATCAGCGACCGCCTGCTCTTCGAGGACATCCCCTACGTCCGCGGCGAGGCCACCGGCGCCCCGCTGGTGGGCGGTGCGCTGGCCACCCTGGAGTGCCGCACCGAGCAGCGGGTGACGGCCGGCGACCACACCCTCGTCATCGGCCGCGTCCTCACCGCGCGCGTCCCCAGCGCGGAGGGCGGTCCGCTGCTGTACTTCCGGGGCCGCTACCGGCAGTTGGGCTGA